Proteins encoded by one window of Dreissena polymorpha isolate Duluth1 chromosome 11, UMN_Dpol_1.0, whole genome shotgun sequence:
- the LOC127851618 gene encoding thrombospondin-1-like, whose translation MQLCPVHGNWTSWSLWTGCSVSCDVGLRKRSRTCTNPKPDPLGDYCVDDPIEYVVCQNLPCVTPVHGKWTSWSAWSGCSVSCDVGLNKRSRTCTNPKPDPFGEYCVGDPIEYAVCPNYPCNAEDVGWSIWHSWQSCSVTCGLGRTLRVRMCTNPSGKDCPGNSMDFDVCFITPCTTVAFLARGVNILPNLVNAFPSVLSNEGNAYNPNTGHFTAPVHGIYYFSAQICKSKYIYMNFNIQTGDASSMSEGTLSSAVDTDGNAYSCTTSSASVRLLRNKHVWVLMASKYNTTYMIESFDAWNTFTGTLIQEL comes from the exons ATGCAGCTATGTCCAG TACATGGAAACTGGACAAGCTGGTCTTTGTGGACTGGTTGCTCTGTTTCCTGTGATGTGGGGCTAAGGAAGAGATCGAGAACATGCACAAATCCCAAACCAGACCCACTTGGGGACTATTGTGTTGACGATCCTATCGAGTATGTTGTCTGCCAAAACCTACCATGCGTTACCCCAG TACATGGGAAATGGACGAGCTGGTCTGCGTGGTCTGGTTGCTCTGTTTCCTGTGATGTGGGACTAAATAAGAGATCGAGGACCTGTACCAATCCGAAACCAGACCCTTTTGGGGAATATTGTGTTGGCGATCCTATCGAGTATGCTGTATGTCCGAATTACCCCTGTAATGCAGAGG ATGTCGGCTGGTCGATATGGCACTCATGGCAGAGCTGTTCGGTCACGTGCGGTCTGGGTCGAACACTCAGGGTCAGAATGTGCACGAACCCAAGTGGCAAGGATTGTCCGGGAAATTCCATGGACTTCGATGTTTGCTTCATCACGCCAT GTACTACGGTAGCATTCCTCGCTCGCGGTGTCAACATTTTGCCCAACCTGGTCAATGCATTTCCTTCTGTGCTCTCTAACGAGGGAAATGCCTACAACCCGAACACTGGGCACTTCACTGCCCCTGTTCACGGAATTTATTACTTCTCAGCCCAAATATGCAaaagtaaatacatttatatgaatttCAACATACAAACGGGAGATGCAAGCAGCATGAGCGAAGGGACACTGTCAAGTGCAGTTGACACCGATGGAAACGCGTATTCATGCACAACGAGTTCAGCATCAGTGAGGCTACTCAGAAATAAGCACGTTTGGGTGTTAATGGCGTCTAAATACAACACCACTTATATGATTGAAAGTTTTGATGCTTGGAACACATTTACTGGTACACTTATTCAAGAACTTTGA